In Ovis aries strain OAR_USU_Benz2616 breed Rambouillet chromosome 13, ARS-UI_Ramb_v3.0, whole genome shotgun sequence, the genomic window gtcggggtccttggctaagaggtgactctgccttgggcccgccggtgtaataaacggCACTCCACTATttgcactgtccttctgagtgagtttgtttcctggaactcaTGGCTACAACACCCCTCTCTGCTCTATAAAAGAAATTGGCATCCAGACTCTGATAAGAgcgttattttgagacattagtctgccatcttctccatTTGTCGGCTTTCCTTGTAAAGTCTTTATTCCCTACCTCAACACCGTCCCCTGAATTACTGACCTGCCGTGAGGCAAGCAGAGCAAGGCTGGACTTGGTAACATATAAAACCAACTAAACTTGATATTGGAGACACGAATGTTGATCATTTGCTTAAGGTAGTGCCTGGTAGACGTCTCCACTGTGAGGTcaccatttttctctttccacattcagaaaacaagttgCCGAGTCTGGCTCACACTCTAGGGGGAGGGGAACTAAGCTTCACTGCCGGACAGGGTGGAGGCCGGGGGTGTGGAACATCAAAGGACCTGTGGACACATGTTAACTGCCACTACCATCCCACCTATGgaagttaataaatatttggagAGGAGATACTTTGAGACCACGAGATCTACTGTTTAGCTTTCAAGTTTCACCCACTGATTTTAGCATTCATAGGTGGGTTTCACCCGCAGCAATGATTCCTGCAGTGTGCTCAGGGTGATTTCCCTATTTCTctcaattcttctgcatttattaattaaaaattcttCTGCAAGGAAGATCTGTACCTTCTCCATTATTAAGTGTATTcagttatattatttttaaaatgttaagattaattatttttttaaatgtaatattcacaccattcaaaattcaaaatggataaaagagcATGTGGTACTAGGGTCCCTCCAACCCCGATCCAGCCACCCAGCCACCCAGTCCCCAGTGCCCTCCCCAAAGGCAACCAAAGTCAAGAGAGATTTTACACATATACCAGCAATGTCCATACCGATTCTTCTTTTTATGCAAGTGGCTTAGAGGTGGTCATAGTGCTGCACCTGGCGCTTTTTCACCTAACAGTTTAACCTGGAGATCAGTTCATGAAgtgctttctcattcttttatgtAGAGTACCCGTATGTAAGGCTACCAGGGTTTATGAACTAGTCCCTGTCAATAAACATCGGTGCGTTATTTCCAAATGTTCTCTGTTACAATGTTGCAGTTCCAACATGTAGAACTGAACCTTCAGGTTTACCTGCTCAAGAGGTAGGGGTCTACTTTCTATTTGTATGTTGCTAAGCTGCCTCTCTTGTATGCTGTACCAGTTCACACCCCACATTAATTTCCTGGGGTTGTTGCATACAAAGTaccataaattaaaacaaaaatttattgttGCATAGTTCTGAGGCCAAAAGTCTGatgtcaaggtgtcagcaagccTTGCTCCCCTCTGAAGGCTTTGGGAAAGAACCTTTCctcgcctcttccagcttctggctgCCACGAACAAACCTAggtgttccttggcttgtagacacaTCAGTGCAGCCTCCGCTTCCATCTTCATGTGGCTGTCTTCCCTCTGTCTGCGTCACATCCAAGTTTACCTCTTCTTTTTAGGACACATGTTATTGAATTTGGGCCCATCCTAATCCAGTATGGCCTCATTCTGACTTTATTATAGCTGCAAAGACCTTAtgttcaaataaggtcacattcacagattcCAGGTGGATATGAACTTTGGGGAAACACTATTTCACCCAGCACACACCCCATTAGCAAAGTATGAGAGTTAATCTCTTTCAACATTCTTCAGGGATTCCAGAGAGAGTTGGCATTATTGGGAATGAATTCTGGTTATTGGATTCTCCTCCGAAATGGGATGCTCTGTAGGGATGAGGCTATGGGGAGGCCTGAGACTTACTGGGGTTACAGACAAGTGCTGGCTGCCCATGTGGCAGGTGGAAACAAAAGATTACGTGACATAGATATTCTGTGTTGGAGTGGAGTGGCTCCGTTTTCTGGACAATCTTGTCCGCATGAAATTCTATCCCTGGTCCTAATCAGCTGTGAGAGCAAACCCAGAAGGTCAATGGTCACACATGGCAGCTCAGAGTCTGAAGCTGTCCCAGAAATCTGTCACGTGCAGTGCTCAGATTCTGAAGCAGATGTTTAAAATGAATGCCACCTCATATAAAATCTTGGATTCCCAACTTCTCTGGAACAAAAAAATCTCTGAACACTGTTCACATTTCCACCTAGCAACAAACATCTGGATATACTTGCGAGCACTTGATGTTGTGCCCCCAAGTCTGAGCCTTCACACCAAAAGGCAACACAGTGCAGGGGCCCAAGCTGCAGCCTCAGGCCGATTGCCTGCATTTGAGTCCAGCTTTGCCCCTACTTGGTGGCCTTGGAGAAGTGGCTTAATGTCTCTAAGCCTCACAGTCCTCATTCATAAAATTAAGGTGGATCTATTCAACACTTTTCTGTTGAGTATCTACTAAGTGGCAGGCACTGTTGTAGGCACTTGGGATATGTCTGTAAACAAAGCAAAGATCCTTGCCCTTGTGGATCTCATATTATGGCAAGAATAGACAGGTAACAAACGATGCTAGAACACGTAAGTAAAATTATCTGGTATTTGGAAAGTGATAAAAAATGTTATAGGAAAGCAAACACCCAAAGTACACAGGGAACAGGGAATAGGGGCATGGTCACCTTTTAAAGgctcactgagaaggtgacatttgcaTAAAGACTTGAAGGAGGTAAAGGGACTGACTGAGTGCTAAACTAAGAGCATGCCAGCGGGGAAGAAGAGCTAGGCAGAGGGCTTAGCCAGATGTCGGGCTTGATGTTGGAAGAACAACCAGGAGGCCGGTCTGGCTCGAGGGGGACAGGACGTGGGAGCTGAGGCCCCACAGGATGGTGGGAGCTGAGGCTGCAGGAGAAGACAACGCAAGAAGAGTATCAGCAAATCACATCAGGCCTTGCAGGCCACAGGGAAGATTTTGGCTTTTACTCCAAATGAGGGGGAAGCCACGAGAGGATTCCAAGCAGAGAAGGCACACTGCCTAGCCTATGTCATCCAGGATGTGTGTGAGTGCCCTGTAAAGATCAAACTCTGTGCGTGTTGCATACTTGCACACATGTGTGGGCACACAGAAGCAGGAAGCTGGGAGACCGCAGAGAGGCAGGTGCAATAATCCAGATGAGAGTTCCCCATGGCTCCATCCAGGGAACTGGCCTTGCGGACGATGGGGAGCACTGAGGTACTGATGCATCTCCCAGGGTGAGTTGACAGGACTGGCTGGTGGCTTGGATTCAGGCTATGAGGAGTCAAGATGACTCCAAGTTTATGGCTGGAGCCGCCACTCTCCTCAGGTGTGGGCGGCAGAGGAGGGCAGGTCTGGAGCGGGAGGGATGGCAAGGAGATTGGTTTGGCATAGCAGAGTTGAGATTCACCGTGTAGGCGAATTCATGTGGAAATCCAAGCCTGCAGCTTGGGACCCACCTCataggcgctagtggtaaaaagcccaccagccaatacaggagacgggAGAGACATagtttcgatctctgggttgggaagatcccctggaggaaggcatggcaacccactccagtattcttgcctggagaatcccatgacagaggagcctggcgggctacagtccatcaggtcgcaaagagtcggacacgactgcagcgacttaggaTGCACCTCATAGGTTGTCGTGAAGGTTCAGTGGGCTCCTGTCTGGAAGGCCCTGAAAACAGGGCCTGGCCTCCAGTGAGTGCCAGAGGAGGCTAActgtatttattttcctggaaaagaTCCCACTTTTAGCTCCAGCTCTGGCTCTCAGaaccccctcctcccatccttctCAGAGATGAGGACAGATATTTGTCAAGTTGGCTGAGAAATTTCCcatctcacctgtaaaatgatgaTAATCATCCACTTTCTCAAAAGATTATTGTGAGGAGCACATGAGAAATAATGGACCTAattgcccagcacacagtaggtgtcaTAAAagtctctttcttcccttcccagcccctggtggtgagggagaagagaagcaaagtcaGTATCCATGTCAGCTGTTTATTgaaaggcagggggaggggcgggagggtgAAAGATGGGGAGAAGCAGTAAAGCCTGCCTGCTGGAGGAGGACTGAGGACCCTCCCAGGATGGCCTGCCCCAAAGCCCCCTACCCTCCCATACCCCAACTCCTTGAGACTGAGGGGGGATGGTAGAGGCATGAGCCTTGGGCCTCTTTCTCCAGCTGTCCTGGAGCTCCCCCTAGTGGTTGGGAACAGAGATGCTGCATTTGGCTGAGGAGATGGACCAGTGCCTTCAGAAGGCACATTTGTTGCAGTGTGAGGTCAAGACCTGTGGCTGATGGTTTCTAGGTGGGTGGGCTCTGAGGGGCAAAGACATTTCAGTTCTCCTGTCTTCTAGCTCTTAGAGACCATTTAAAAGCATGTCCAAAGTATCTTCTGAGCCACTTGGGACCATTAGGCATCAGCCAGTCTCTCTGGGAGActagaccctgatgttgggaaagattgacagcaggaggagaaggggacgaggatgagaggttggatggcatcactgactcaatggatacaagtttgagccagctctgggagagggtgaaggacagggaagcctggcgtgctgcagtccctggagttgcaaagttggacacggctgagtgactgaacaaccacagcaAGTCTCTCTGGGCCAAACCTGTGCCACCCCTGGGGGGTCCCCTGAAGGCCAGGAAGGCGTAGCATCCTGCTCTAGCCGTACAACAAGATCTAGAGTCTAGAGATGTGGGTCCAAGTTCCTGCAAACTCAAGCAGGCAGACTGCCAGCCTCTCTCAACCACCTTATCTGTAAACTGGGACTAGCTCAGAATGGGGTGGACTCAGGGGCTCTGGCAGCAAAATGCACAGAAATCATACTGTAGGGGGTCAATGTTTTCACACCATTCTGGTCCTAGTGAGAATCTTTGACTCATCCCAAGGCATCCTGGTGCAGCTGACAGAGGGAGGGGTCATTGGGTAAGAAGGACCCTACTATCCCTCCCCCATCTTTGCCTATGGCAGGTAATACTTATAtcctggggagaaaaagaaagtcatgGAACTCTAGAATCTGGTCCACATCGTTCACAGTACAGAGGCAGGAATCGATGCTCTGAAAGGGtaagggacttgcccaaggtcatatagaGGAAAGAGTGTGGACAGGGTGAGGGAGATGTTTCCTGTTTCTGAATGGCCTTGTAGAGGAGCGATGGGTGGGCAGTTTTGTGGGGATTCAGGGAAGGCTGGCATCTTGGATGAGTTAGGGCCTCACCCCTGGGAAGGGACACAGAGATGTGAGGTCCAGACTTTCTGACTTGGGGTTGGGCCTTCTAGGGGCTTCCATGGAAGGGACCCCACTGAAAGGGATAAGTTAGGGATATGGTGGGAAGATGGGCTGTGGTGGGAAGGAGGAAGCCTCTAAACCCCAGGTCTGGCTCCTCCTCTGGCTGCATGGGCAACTCAAAAGTCCCGCTTGGGCTGGATGGTCTGCACAGAGGATTGCCCAAAGTGGCTGGTGGGTTGCGGGAACCAAGACTGGCCACTGGCATCACGGAAGATGGGGGACAGCTGCTGCTCCAGCTCATCCCCGAAGACCTCCACTTGGCTGTCGGCTTCAGTGTCCAAGGGTTCCGCCTTGGTGTCCTGGCCCAGCCAACCAGTCATGGCCCAGATCAGGCAGATGGCCAGCAGGGTTCCAGCTGCCCCGCAGAGCACTGTGCCTGCCAGGCGGCAGGTGACCAGGGCCTGGTTGTAGTCGGCTGCCCGCTGATCCAACACCAGGAACTCACCCTCTCCGATGCCCTCCAACTTGGGGGGCACTGCATAGCCAGTGATCAGGGCCGCCATAcccagcagcagaagcagggcaCCAGAGGATAAGCTGATCTGGAGGGAGGCAGACAG contains:
- the NRSN2 gene encoding neurensin-2 — encoded protein: MPSCDRPCSCSRGPNVEDGKWYGVRSYLHLFYEDCAGTTLSDDPEGPPVLCPHQSWPTLCWKISLSSGALLLLLGMAALITGYAVPPKLEGIGEGEFLVLDQRAADYNQALVTCRLAGTVLCGAAGTLLAICLIWAMTGWLGQDTKAEPLDTEADSQVEVFGDELEQQLSPIFRDASGQSWFPQPTSHFGQSSVQTIQPKRDF